In Caldicoprobacter guelmensis, the sequence GCGGAAGCCATTGGGATGGAATTTGACGGCTATTCTATGGGCTTGGCATTGGAGGATCATCTTTCGGGAAAGCTCACCCTCAATTTAGGCATAATAGAGGTAAATAATCAGCGTGGTCGGGTGGTTATCGATATACGTTATCCTGTAAGTTTTGAAAAACAGGACATATTATCACGCATATGCAAGGTGGCTGATGAATATGGCATCGAAGTAGAGGTTTTAGACCATCAAGGCCCTCTTTATGTGCCCGAAGAAAACTTTTTAGTACAGACTTTGAAAAAGGTATATGCTGAGCAAACAGGACAACCAGCTTATACAGTGGCTATAGGGGGCGGTACCTATGCTAGGGCCATCAAAAATGCTGTTGCCTTTGGAGCGGTATTCCCTGGAAAGCCAGAGATGGCACACCAGAAAGATGAGTATATAGAAATCGAGGACCTGATGCTGAACGCTAAAGTCTACGCCCATGCCATTGCTGAGCTTGTTAAAGAAAAAGATTGACCGTTTGTGCAAAAACCTCAATGGCATGCATAAACTATGACATTTTTGGTCATTTAAAGAGGATTCCCTCCAGATTAAGTAAAACTTTTTTTATCTCAATCCCTCCGCTAAAGCCCCCCAGTTTGCCGCTGGCTGCAACTACCCTATGGCAGGGTATTATTATGGGAACTGGATTAGCACCGCATGCACGTCCCACAGCGCGGGGGGCTTTAGGGTGGCCTATCTTTTCTGCAATTTCTTTATAGCTCTGTACTTGGCCGTACGGTATTGACTGTAACGCTTTCCACACCTTCATCTGAAACGGAGTCCCCTCTATATCGACAGGAACGCCAAAATGTTTTCTCTGACCTCGAAAATACTGTTTAAGTTCAATGACTGCAGGATGAGATAAATCGATTAGGTACGGTATATTTTCTTGAGCCAATTTTTTTACAATGGTATCAAGAGAAGAAAAATGTATTTCTCTTACTCCTCTAGCAGAAGCTATGATAGTGATAGGATATATAAACTCCTCAATCTGAGCTATTATGTAGGTCTCGAAATTTCTCATAGAGTTTTCCACCTTTTTGTTCTACTACTCTCTTCTCTTAACCAAGCCTTAGAATCAATTACACCCAACTTGTTTCTTTTTTCAACCCCTGGTTTGCATACTTTTATATAAATCTGCCCAATACAGCAGCAATTGTCATGGTTAAACCAGTCAGCTGATAAACCTGTACCATCCTCAGGTTGGCTTCCGTTAATTTGGGGATATCATTATAATGTTGCTGCGCAACCCTAACAGCTCTTACCGCCAACGGAACGCTGATTAAGCCGAGCAGCCAAAAAGGATTTTTCAGTACAATAGCTAATAAGATAAACCACAAATAGGCAATCAGAAACAAAATTGCGAATACCTTGACGCTTTTTTCTTTGCCCAGCCTAACCACCCAGTTTCTTTTATTACCTTGGAGGTCGGCTTCATAATCAGGGAATTGATTTATCCACAGTACATTGGCTATTAGAATCCCTATGGGTAGTGATACCCATAAAGCTGATAAATCCATTTTGCCTGTTTGCAAGCAATATATACCTAGGACTATGAGCGGTCCAAAAGTCAACCCCACCGTTACTTCTCCTAGCCCTCGATAGGCCAGCTTGAAAGGAGGAAGGCTGTACAATATGGAAAGCAAGATGCCAGCAATGCCTATCCACAATACACCTATTTCCTTAAAAAATATGATGTAAAGGCCTATCCCACAGGCGATCAGAAAAGTAACGAGGGCAATCATGACGACTTCAGACGGCGTAAGCTTCTCGTCCACAATAGTCTTTTTCCCGCCACTGAAGGGGGTTCTTTTGTCGGGGGTTACGAACCGATCAACCCCCGACAAATAATCCACCCATTCGTTTACCGCGTTTTTACCGATTTCTATACAATAAACGGCTGTGAGAGCCACGATAAACCAGTAGATGTCAAACTTCCCCGTACTGCCAAAGGCAAATGCCGCACCTACAACCATCGGCACTGTTGAAGCTATCCATATTTTTGGGTCAGCCAATTGCCAAAAACCCTGCCATACACGCTTTACATCCACGTTCATGGTTAACTCCTCCCTATCTCGGCAGATAATGCTCAAGTTCTTGCTATTTAAAAACCTTTTTAACTCATCAAACTATATTATACTTTCAATCAATGACCTCATCAATGGGTGCTCCTGGCGGAACCATGGGATATACCATTTCATCTGGATGTATAATGCACTCTATCAATACAGGCTGTTGCATTTCAAGCGCTTGCTTGAGCGTATCTTCTACTTCTTCGTTGGAAGTTATCCTGAATCCTTTGATTCCATAAGCGTCGGCCAGCTTTACAAAATCCACATCAGGGCCTAAAGTGGTGTATGAGAATCTACCATTGTAGAACAGCCTTTGCCATTGGCGTACCATACCTAGGGCTTGATTGTTTAGGACCAGTTGTATTATGGGCAACTTGTATCTTGAAACTGTAGCCAATTCAGTCGAATTCATTTTAAAGCTTCCATCGCCTGCAACGTTTATAACCCTTCGATCAGGCCTTCCGATGCATGCTCCTATAGCTGCGCCCAGGCCATAGCCCATTGTGCCCAAACCACCGGAAGAGATAAAGGTTCGCGGTTCGTCAAACTTGTAAAACTGGGCGGTCCACATCTGATTCTGTCCTACTTCAGTTGTGATTATGGCTTTTCCCGCAGTAAGGGCATAAAGCTTTTCTATAATAAATTGGGGGGATAATTTCCCTTTGGGAGTATAATGTTTTAAGGTATATGCCCTCTTCCAATCTTCTATCTGCTTATTCCAGCTGTTAGGCTGTTTTTCGTCCACCAGCTCGATCAATCTCTGAAGTATCTTTTTTACATCCCCACAGATAGGTATATGCACATCAATATTCTTCCCCAGCTCTGCAGGGTCAATGTCTATATGGATGATTTTGGCACGAGTGGCAAACTTATCGGCTTTGCTTACGACACGGTCGCTAAACCGGGCACCTACAGCTATCAGCAAATCACAGTTGGAGACTGCGTAGTTAGAAACCCTCGTTCCGTGCATTCCCACCATACCCATGAAATATGGGTGTGTACCTGGGAAAGCGCCCAAACCCATGAGCGAGCAAGTCACAGGTGCTTTTATCTTTTCTGCGAAAGTCACCAGCTCATGGTTTGCACCCGAGATGTTTACGCCTCCCCCTGCATATATCACTGGCCTTTCGCATTTGTTTATAGCTTCTGCAGCTTTTTGAATGTTTTTTTCGATTTGCTCATTACGATAAAACTGAGGATGAAATATATCTTCGTTTACATAGCTTGTATCCACTTGAACTGGTTGATAATCTATTACGGCATTTTGTATATCCCTTGGGATATCGACCAAAACAGGGCCTGGACGGCCACTTCGTGCTATCTTGAAAGCCTGCCTTATGATATCTGGCAGACGTTGGGCATCTTTGACGATATAGTTATGCTTGGTAATAGGCGCGGTTATGCCCGTGATATCTACTTCTTGGAATGAGTCTTTGCCAAGCAGCGAAGAAGCTACCTGACCGGTAAATACAACTAGAGGTACTGAGTCCATATAAGCGGTTGCAATCCCGGTTACCGTGTTGGTGGCTCCTGGCCCTGATGTGGCAAACACTACGCCAACTTTCCCAGTAGCTCTGGCGTATCCATCTGCAGCGTGGGTAGCTCCTTGTTCGTGAGCGGTTAAAATATGGGTAATGTCTTTTGCATCATAAAGTGCATCGTATACTGGAAGGATTGCTCCTCCAGGGAAGCCAAAAACGATATTTACACCCTGCTCTCTTAAACACTCTATGACCACTTGTGCACCTTTCAATTTCACTCTTTCATCGCCCCCTTTTTCTAAAAATGAGTATTAAAAAACCCTTCATCCCCTTCTTAAAATGGGACGAAAGGTTCTCTTCCGTGGTACCACCCATGTTCGCTGTTGCCTCGCGGCAACAGCCTCGCCAGGATACGGCCCAATATAAAACTTGGGATTATATCCTTGCACTGTAACGGGAGCTCCCGTCAAGGCTTACTGGACGTTTCAGCCTTGCAGCTCCAGGACGACTTCGACACTTCCCCGGGCACCGGTTTACACCAACCACCGGCTCTCTTGAGCCCGACTGGAAATTCTACTCTTCCCTTCATAGCCTTTAAATGCATATTTATGTATAATTGGGTATATTCTAATATAAATTAGCGAGAAAAGCAAGAGGTTTTTTTTGTAAAATATATTAACAATTATTTCCATATCTATTAAAAATTTGTCTCTTAGAAGGAGTTTGTTATAATTTGTAGAATACATCTTTTATTAAAATATTTTAAAGAAGGGTGTGTAAAACGTGAGTAAGCTAAGCCAGTGTTTAAAAATAATTGCGCTGCTTCAGACCCGGCAGATGATGTCAACAAAAGAAATAGCTGAAATCCTTGACATAACTCCGCGAAATGTAAAGGCGTATATCGAGTATTTAAAAAAAGCTGGAATTCCCGTTCAGGGGATGCCGGGAAGGGCGGGGGGTTATTATCTAGGGAATGAATACTATTTTGAGGTGCCTAAGCTTGATGAAGGGGAATACTCTGCTTTGATATTGGCAGAAAAGCTTTTGAATTCCAAAAGCGGATTTCCGCTTGCAAATGAGTTACAGACAGCAGTGGCCAAAATACGCTGTGCTTTAGGTGATATGGTAGTTAATGTTTTCCCCATTCCTACAGATGAATTAATGCTTTCTTTGGGAAAGGTCGATTTGAAGGATAACTTAAATAAGATATTGAGTACCGTTTATATGGCCATAAAGCAGCGCAAGCGCATACGGATTCTCTACTATACTGCATCCAGGGATGAAAGAAAGAGGCGAGAGGTGGACCCTTACGCTGTAGTTTATCGCGAGGGTTCGTGGTATTTGATCGGATATTGCCATTTGAGAGAACAGGTGCGCACCTTCAAGCTGGTTAGGATAGAAGAAATCGAAATACTGGATACGACTTTTGTTTATCCGAGCGATTTTTCGATAAAGGAGTATATGTCAAACATCTTTAGCGTAATTGAGGGTGAAGAATACGATGTTGAGATACGGTTTTTCCACCCTGCCAGCATATGGATAAAGGAGAAGAAATGGCTCCCCAATCAGCAGATTGAGGCGCTTGAGGATGGATCTGTAATTTTTAAAGCCAGGGTAAAAGGGCTTATCGATATAAAGAGGTGGGTGCTGAGCTTCGGGAAGCTGGCGGTGGTGCAAAAGCCTGAAGAACTGGTAGAAAGTATAAGAGAAGAGATAGAAGGCATGAAGGATTTATATGTGGGGTCGTGTTGTGAGGAGGAACAACCTTGTGAGGAGGAACGACCTTGTGAGACTGAAGAAGGCAACTAAAGCAACTGCCTTCTTATCACCTGATGTTTTGAGGCAAATGAGAAGGCATCTTACATTCATTCTAAGCCGTATTCTTCGGGTCTCCATTTTGTCAAATCTACTTCCTTCTTTATTTCATACCAAAATTCCTCTTCATTATCGGGTATGGTTTCAAGTTGGGCGTTTATGATGTCCAGCCATTTTTGCTCCCGTGGGGGTACCATTACTTCGCCATTTTTGACGCCTCTTTTTATTATATCCACTGCAAGAATTGCTGCCTTCTTGGTTGCTAGGAAGGCGTCTTTCTCTTTTACCAGTTCTTTGCTGATCTTAAGTACAATGTCTGGTCTTAAAATGTATGCCTGCGGATCAAATTTGTCATCGGATTTGGCCAACCAATCGCGCATCTTTAAAGCGTAATTGTGCCCTTCGGCTGATGCCTGGTTCATCAAGCGGCAGTCATAAATCAGTTGCTCTGTATAAACGACAGGGGCAGGAGCGCTCAAAAGCTTGATGTTCTGTACCGATTCGTTGCTCCAGCAATCGCAAACGCATGCTGCTATATTGCCCAGCGCACTTAGGTGGGCACATGCTGCTGTTTTGCCCTCCATTGATATAGGAACGCCGGCTATGGCCTTGATATAAGGCCCTTCGTAACCGCAATCTTTATTTGGCCCTATTGCTCCCATCTCATAAGCAGCTAATGTCCTAGGTACACTTGCTACTCTGTCCACTGCTGCAAATACTTTTGGAATCATGCCCTGCTCTGCCAGTACCATGGCGGTATTGGCAAAACCGCAAGCCGTGTCTCCACCTGGTATAGAACCGGTTGTCTCGGCTATTTGCACTATATGTGCCCATAGGAACCGCATATCCCTTATACCCAAAACCCCAAGAGCAAAGATGGCTTTTCTCATATCGCAATTGATCAGAGCTTCGTCGTGGAGTTCCTTGCCGCCTGTGGATTCTATGGATAGGATATCGGCTCCTTCTTCAGCACACCTTTGAAAAGTAGTAAGCATGCTTTCCAGGAACTGGCCCTGCCTCATAAATGAGGGACGTACCATTTCTCTGATGTCGTTGGGAGTACATCTCAGTACGCTTTTAAGACCGTATTTTGCTTCAAATTCTCTCATGTGCTCTAGTAAAATTCTGGTGATTTCAATTCCCCATTTTGGTTCTTTTGTTGTCTCTGGAAGCAACTCAACTTCAACGATGATTCCAGGGGCATGAAGGTCTTTTGCGCGCTTTAAAATGCCCACGATCATTTCTTTGTATTGTTTATATACTTCTGAGATAGTAGCAGGTTCAATTTTCATGGGTGGGAGAGTCATGTTGATTTCAGGATAAACAGTGCCTCCGCCTATTATCATGCCGTTTTTTGTTTTTACCGGCTTTGGGGCAATTCCGTATACAAAGTCATCGATGGACGCAATAGCCGTTTGTTTAAATAATTTACGCGGTTTTAAATCCATAGGGTTCCTCCTCTCTTCTTAATGAGTCTGTATTTTTGATTATAGGAAACTATATGATTTATTACAATATCTATAGGATTAATAAGCAAAAAACCCTTAAAATTCTCAAAAATGAACAAAAAGGCATGTGTAACACCCTTATTGAGGGGTTATGAGCTGCTGGTTGATGAATGTATAGTAAAATCTTGCGATAGTTTTGAGGTGCCGTCTTTTTAAAGGTTTTGAAATGCCTTTTGAAACGCAATATATGCAAAAAAGCCGGAGCATTTGTTCCGGCTTTTAAAATTCAGGGTTCAGTGAATATCCAAACATGTGGTTGATAAGAGCTTCTCCTAACTTTTTGCTGTCTTTTGCATCGGCTTCGCTTATGGGTATGTCCCCTGGCATAAGGTTAGAAAACCCTACCATGCCTCGACCACGTTCAAATATACGTTCTTCTATATAGGTGTTTTGGAAATACCCAGGCACGCCCTTGACCGTATATGTTACCTTCATTCTGCCCGTTGCCGGGTCATATTCTTTTATTTTGGCTGTTACCTTGTATTCCTTTCCGTTTACCCTAGTGCTGTGGCTCCATGTTGCTCCCTGTTTGAATGGGGTTTTCAATATCACCAGGTTGTGCAGCTTGGAGTTTACCTCGGGCGGATCAAACCGGGTACTCGACATCACTTTTTCGGTCACTGTGCCTTTTACGTAGTCAATATAGTATCTCACTGTAAATTTGTCATTTATTCCTGACCCGTCTTGGTACTTTCCCTGGAATTCATATATGGCGTTATCTGATGTGCTGGATATCTTCTTTAATACTCCCACATGTCCGTATTCGGCAAGGCCAAAGTACCGTAGTTGGGTGTTGAGTTTGGGTAGATAAGCGTCTATTTCCAGCTTATTTCTGTAGCCCGTACCGGGATAGTAGATATAGTATCCTATGGTGAAATTACCGTTGGGGTCCATATAGAGTTTTTCGTAGGATAGAACCCCCACTCCCTCTTTTATCTCGCGCTTTTCATAGTATTCGCTCTGCGTATCTTTATATACCACAGTGTATATTTTCTGACCGTTTTCTTCTTTTACATCGGTAATTGTGGTTTTTAGTGTAACTGGTGTCCCGTCTTCTTTAGTGGTTTCCTGAATCCAGCTATTTCCTTTTTGTAGCGGCGTTCTTATAAGTTCCAGGTCTTTGAACGAGGTATCCATCATGGCTCGCCCTGTCTTGTTTTGGATAAGCACGCCTGGCTTTACTGTATAGGTTACAGAAAACGACAGGTCTTGATTTGACTCCCCTCCTGACATGTCATCTACTTCTCCCTTTACGTGGTAGATTATGACATCATCTTGCTTTGAAATATCTTGAAGCACCATCCTATGGCCGTATTCGGCAAAGCCGTTGTATGACCATTGATAA encodes:
- the ilvB gene encoding biosynthetic-type acetolactate synthase large subunit translates to MKLKGAQVVIECLREQGVNIVFGFPGGAILPVYDALYDAKDITHILTAHEQGATHAADGYARATGKVGVVFATSGPGATNTVTGIATAYMDSVPLVVFTGQVASSLLGKDSFQEVDITGITAPITKHNYIVKDAQRLPDIIRQAFKIARSGRPGPVLVDIPRDIQNAVIDYQPVQVDTSYVNEDIFHPQFYRNEQIEKNIQKAAEAINKCERPVIYAGGGVNISGANHELVTFAEKIKAPVTCSLMGLGAFPGTHPYFMGMVGMHGTRVSNYAVSNCDLLIAVGARFSDRVVSKADKFATRAKIIHIDIDPAELGKNIDVHIPICGDVKKILQRLIELVDEKQPNSWNKQIEDWKRAYTLKHYTPKGKLSPQFIIEKLYALTAGKAIITTEVGQNQMWTAQFYKFDEPRTFISSGGLGTMGYGLGAAIGACIGRPDRRVINVAGDGSFKMNSTELATVSRYKLPIIQLVLNNQALGMVRQWQRLFYNGRFSYTTLGPDVDFVKLADAYGIKGFRITSNEEVEDTLKQALEMQQPVLIECIIHPDEMVYPMVPPGAPIDEVID
- a CDS encoding methylated-DNA--[protein]-cysteine S-methyltransferase, which codes for MRNFETYIIAQIEEFIYPITIIASARGVREIHFSSLDTIVKKLAQENIPYLIDLSHPAVIELKQYFRGQRKHFGVPVDIEGTPFQMKVWKALQSIPYGQVQSYKEIAEKIGHPKAPRAVGRACGANPVPIIIPCHRVVAASGKLGGFSGGIEIKKVLLNLEGILFK
- a CDS encoding prenyltransferase, whose protein sequence is MNVDVKRVWQGFWQLADPKIWIASTVPMVVGAAFAFGSTGKFDIYWFIVALTAVYCIEIGKNAVNEWVDYLSGVDRFVTPDKRTPFSGGKKTIVDEKLTPSEVVMIALVTFLIACGIGLYIIFFKEIGVLWIGIAGILLSILYSLPPFKLAYRGLGEVTVGLTFGPLIVLGIYCLQTGKMDLSALWVSLPIGILIANVLWINQFPDYEADLQGNKRNWVVRLGKEKSVKVFAILFLIAYLWFILLAIVLKNPFWLLGLISVPLAVRAVRVAQQHYNDIPKLTEANLRMVQVYQLTGLTMTIAAVLGRFI
- a CDS encoding WYL domain-containing protein; amino-acid sequence: MSKLSQCLKIIALLQTRQMMSTKEIAEILDITPRNVKAYIEYLKKAGIPVQGMPGRAGGYYLGNEYYFEVPKLDEGEYSALILAEKLLNSKSGFPLANELQTAVAKIRCALGDMVVNVFPIPTDELMLSLGKVDLKDNLNKILSTVYMAIKQRKRIRILYYTASRDERKRREVDPYAVVYREGSWYLIGYCHLREQVRTFKLVRIEEIEILDTTFVYPSDFSIKEYMSNIFSVIEGEEYDVEIRFFHPASIWIKEKKWLPNQQIEALEDGSVIFKARVKGLIDIKRWVLSFGKLAVVQKPEELVESIREEIEGMKDLYVGSCCEEEQPCEEERPCETEEGN
- a CDS encoding methyltransferase MtaB domain-containing protein is translated as MDLKPRKLFKQTAIASIDDFVYGIAPKPVKTKNGMIIGGGTVYPEINMTLPPMKIEPATISEVYKQYKEMIVGILKRAKDLHAPGIIVEVELLPETTKEPKWGIEITRILLEHMREFEAKYGLKSVLRCTPNDIREMVRPSFMRQGQFLESMLTTFQRCAEEGADILSIESTGGKELHDEALINCDMRKAIFALGVLGIRDMRFLWAHIVQIAETTGSIPGGDTACGFANTAMVLAEQGMIPKVFAAVDRVASVPRTLAAYEMGAIGPNKDCGYEGPYIKAIAGVPISMEGKTAACAHLSALGNIAACVCDCWSNESVQNIKLLSAPAPVVYTEQLIYDCRLMNQASAEGHNYALKMRDWLAKSDDKFDPQAYILRPDIVLKISKELVKEKDAFLATKKAAILAVDIIKRGVKNGEVMVPPREQKWLDIINAQLETIPDNEEEFWYEIKKEVDLTKWRPEEYGLE